Genomic window (Candidatus Latescibacterota bacterium):
TGACGGTCGAAGGAACAATCGATTTCGCGGATCTTCCCGCGTTGAGACCCCGGGGAAAATCAGGCCCGAAAAGGATATCGACGGCAATGGCCGAACACCTCGGGCCATCGGAGGAAATCTATGAGGCTCTCGTGACAGGCACCCGGGATTATGTCGAGAAAAATGGATTCAGGGGGGTCGTCCTCGGCCTCAGCGGTGGTATCGATTCGGCTCTGACGGCGGCTGTCGCTGTAGATGCCCTCGGCCCCGAAAGGGTGAAGGGAGTGACCATGCCTTCGGGGTACACATCGGGCGCGACCCTGACCGACGCGAAAAAGCTGGCTTCGAATCTTGGCATCTCCCTCTATGAGCTTCCGATAGGCACGATCTACAATTCATATCTTTCCCTTCTCGGAGGACTGCTTCCGAAGGGGGATATCGGAATAACAGAGGAAAATATTCAGGCCAGGATAAGAGGCAACCTGCTGATGGCGTTTTCCAACCGCTTCGGATGGCTCGTCCTGACCACTGGGAACAAGAGCGAGATCGCCGTGGGATATTGCACCCTTTACGGAGATATGGCGGGTGGATTCGCCGTTCTGAAAGACGTTCCGAAGAGCCTCGTCTTTACATTGAGCCGCTACCGGAACAGGGCTGCCGGAAAAGCTCTGATCCCGTCATCGACTATCAGAAGGAAACCTTCCGCGGAACTGCGCCCGAACCAGTGCGACCAGGATTCCCTCCCTCCTTACGACGTGCTGGACCGGATCATCGAACTCTACGTCGAGCATGACATGTCACTCATGCAGATAGTGGCGGATGGCATCGAACGAAAAACCGCGCTGGACGTCATAAGCATGATAGACAGAAACGAGTACAAACGCAGGCAGGGTCCTCCGGGGATCAAGATCACGCCGAAGGCATTCGGAAGGGACCGCAGGCTTCCCATCACCAACCGTTACATGAATCGTTGATGGAATTTTCAGCGGTTAAATTCGAACATCCCATCTTCGAATAATCTTCACTCAATCGTTCCCTTTTCGAACATTCCTTCATCGAATGTCCTTCCCCAATCATTCCCCCTTC
Coding sequences:
- a CDS encoding NAD+ synthase produces the protein MSRKIRVGLAQANPIVGDLEGNAAMMGSWIAEAKTKGIDLLAFPELSICGYPTEDLLLKPSFLEDCEKALARVAKLARGIIVIAGAPESPGKGSGPLYNTAVVLSDGKIAARYRKIHLPNYGVFDEKRYFTAGTKPLVLRIGDLSIGVSICEDVWVDDGPTGAQVSEGGADLIVNISASPYSRGKCRDREKLMRKRAREHSVYLCYANLIGGQDELVFDGSSVICSPEGKTIARGRPFGEELIISDISIRHGRKTSSKRRNPTTPNSGNPAVTVEGTIDFADLPALRPRGKSGPKRISTAMAEHLGPSEEIYEALVTGTRDYVEKNGFRGVVLGLSGGIDSALTAAVAVDALGPERVKGVTMPSGYTSGATLTDAKKLASNLGISLYELPIGTIYNSYLSLLGGLLPKGDIGITEENIQARIRGNLLMAFSNRFGWLVLTTGNKSEIAVGYCTLYGDMAGGFAVLKDVPKSLVFTLSRYRNRAAGKALIPSSTIRRKPSAELRPNQCDQDSLPPYDVLDRIIELYVEHDMSLMQIVADGIERKTALDVISMIDRNEYKRRQGPPGIKITPKAFGRDRRLPITNRYMNR